A genomic region of Pseudoalteromonas piscicida contains the following coding sequences:
- the yajC gene encoding preprotein translocase subunit YajC — MSFFISNAHASTAAAAPAGGGMEMLIMLGIFGLVFYFLIYRPQAKRVKEHKDLMGALGKGDEVLTQGGLVGKITKVADDKDFVVIALNDQTEVTVQKSAVSAVLPKGTMKSL; from the coding sequence ATGAGCTTTTTTATCTCAAACGCGCATGCTAGTACTGCTGCGGCAGCACCTGCTGGTGGTGGCATGGAAATGCTAATCATGTTAGGTATTTTTGGTTTGGTATTTTATTTTTTAATTTACCGTCCACAAGCCAAGCGTGTTAAAGAACACAAAGACCTAATGGGTGCATTAGGTAAGGGTGACGAAGTACTAACTCAAGGTGGACTTGTGGGTAAAATCACAAAGGTTGCTGATGATAAAGACTTTGTTGTAATCGCACTAAACGACCAAACTGAAGTGACAGTGCAAAAGTCAGCGGTTTCAGCTGTGTTACCTAAAGGTACAATGAAATCTCTATAA